TATAATaacttttttcatatttttgtgattctgcttatcgagacgaataattaataataaaaattaagattgaaaaagaaaaaaaaattaacaaaaataaaaattaccaaaaaaagataTCGAACCAAAAAATTTAGGATGAACTCACCCAAAAGCTCTGATCAACTGGGATGTTATACTCGTATATTATACGGAGTACTTTCTTGTTTCAGTCCTTGAAGATGAGGTCCTCATTTTTTGATtcaaaaatatcaacaaaagAAATGGGATGTTGGCCCCCCTCTGACGACTAATGAATTTTGTTGACTTTCAtgacacacactctctctctccccctctctctctcctttaccAAAAGCTTCTCATCTCAtctcagcctctctctctctctctctctctctctctctctctcctttaccAAAAGCTTCTCATCTCAtctcagcctctctctctctctctctctctctctctcctttaccAAAAGCTTCTCATCTCAtctcagcctctctctctctctctctctctctctctctcctttaccAAAAGCTtctcatctcatctcagcaTTTGCATTATCCCACCTGTGTATATTCCAACTGGGAAAGCATACAAAAACCACTGTGTATTTATGAACTATGTCAGCAAAGCAAACGGGCTTTGACTCCTCACTTTTCGTACCAATACCATGTACATATTCTGTAACTCCGGCATCCATTCACTCCTCCGCAACATTTTAGATCTGTGAGGCAAAGCTGCTTTCTGGGTACGTATTCCATAAAATCCTCAAGTACGTTTCAGATTCTCAAATCTTTTTAATTTGACTTggcccaaaaataaataaataaattcgcACTTTATTCATGCATTCCTCCACACACcaccccacccacccaccccgCGTATGCCTTGATGTGAAAATCTTTCGTGCTCtggcttctgttttttttttgggtagatGTCTTTCGTGCTCTGGCCTTCTTCATTCTGTCACTGGTCTTGTTGATTCAGACCATTCAActcccaaaaagattgtcctGAACTGGTTGATAGATTTCTTGAAAGTATGGTTCTTGATCCCACTGCCACTACTGATGGGGAAATTCATAAAATGGTCAAAACTTCTCCggtttttttggttaggaatcAGATGCTTTATAGACTTGTATTAAGAGTCTGAGACAcagggaaaaagagaaaaaggacaATGAGTATTTAGATGGTAGTGTTTGTTAACTggggaacttttttttttttcctctctctctctctctctgggattTGTCGAAGATTTTGAGGTTACGAGTTTTTTCTCAAACACTATGTAATTTGTATTATATCTTCAAAGCTTCTTCCACATGAGGAATCACTTATCTCATCGATATATATGATTTAAAGAATAAACTCTGATCAAAAtatggttttaaaaaaactgaTCGAATtttatacttcctccgtcccaaatagaatgacaatttttgaaattcatgtaatttttcatcacttatatttttcaatctataatgtttttcatgagtttgaaaactttgtataatagaactaatcgagaactatcaaacaatatccatattgcagattttttgaaattcatattgcaagatataaggaattgaaattggcacggatatcaaaaatttacatccaatttgggacgaagggagtagctTTATAACTGCCAACGTATTGGCTTATATCACTCTCTGAGAGCAAGTCCACTAAACCCATATAGTAATTAGGAACTCGGGGACCTGTAGTGCATACAGTTGTGTAATGCGCAATCTGAGTTGTCCAACAGTGTTTTTAATGGTCTAGATTTGTTAGAGGTATTATCATGTTAGAAGAATCCTGCAGTGCACTACAGGGTGTTAGAGCGAAAATTATAATCAGCAATGAAAAGGTCATAATTGGTGTCGAATTTGGCGGCAACTTCGACAAATTTGTCGCATCAACCCAGCCACCCAAGCCAGCTGATCTGCATCCAAAAATTGAGTTGGCTTAATCCAAGGATTTAGATTTGAGATTGGGTAAAAACGGCACCAAATTGATGCAACAacattgctatttttttttttggctttttgataCTGTAACATGTACGGATGGTGCTCAACCTAAGGATGACACCAAAAAGTTATTTTGATATTACCGGGTGGACTTGCTCTTACCTTGCTTCAAATGATAGTTGTTTAACTCATCGCGTTGTGAATATACACTCAACCCCTTCCCTTAATATTCCAGTTCCAGATCACTTCTTGAGTTCCACCTTTAAAGTGTTTGAGAAAATTCCCAAACACGGATCAATTGTGGATCATGAATTCAACAGATGGTGAAAACAccatggaaaaagaaaaagataactATACGAAGGACGGGACGGTAGATTATCGTGGTAACCCTGCCAACAAGAAGAAAACCGGAACTTGGAAGGCTTGTCCCTATATCCTAGGTACTTATGTTTTGAATTGGTTATTCATATGATAATTGACATTCGACATTGAAGAAATGGTATTAATCAAGCTTTATGAGCTTTATGTTTATACAGGGACTGAATGTTGTGAAAGATTGGCGTACTATGGAATGAGCTCCAACTTGGTGCTTTATTTCAAGCATCGACTCAATCAGCAGAGTGCAACCGCTTCTAAAAATCAATCCGATTGGTCCGGTACATGTTACATCACACCACTAATTGGTGCATTTCTTGCTGATTCCTATCTCGGAAGATATTGGACAATTGCCTGCTTCTCAATCATCTATATCTTCGTAAGTCCGGTTTGTTTATTGCTATATTTGTTCATCAACTAAGTGAATTTGTTTGACTCAGTTTTAGAGGTTTGAAAAGCCGGTGCAGGACACAATTCTGATGCATCACATTTGGATTGCGTTTATGCCAATAGGCAAAGAAGTGTATAAGCCTAAACTAACAAATGGTTTTTACAATACCATGGACTTAATTATGTGCCCTAGAGACTTAGAACAAGGTAAGAGTGATGATTATTTCCAAGGGGCTAATTTGTTCATAATAAATACACTACTTAATCCAGCCTTGCAAATTATGCTCATAGACGCAAAAAAATCCTTAATATCTTTCCAAAGTTTATATGCTACCAATGTCCTTTGGCTTAAAGAGTTCATCTGCTGATGATTATTTATGAAGCTATAGGACAATTGCCTGCCTGCTTCTCAATCATCTGCCATTGTATGTCTGATTTGTTGAATCTGTGTTTATTAACTTGATGAAGTAATTTGACTCAGTTGTAAAGTGAAGAAGCTATGGGACATTAATCTGCATGGGATGTGCTCATTTCTTCTGGCAATGGACATGGAAGTTCATCAACCCTAACAacaatttgttttttaaatccTTGACTTAATTATTCTTTGGCGTAGAATGCTTATGAACATAACAAAAAGTTGCAGTAAATTAGAATGAATATTTCCAAGTGGCTAATGAATTCAAGAAGTTTATTTTAgtttctaaaacaataaaattactGTTCCTGGAAACTTGGAAATGCCAGGTGAAAGGGTAGGCGTATATTAACATGGATTGTGGTTTTAAAAACTGATATGAATTAGTAAATGATGATATGTCCATTGACGTAGTAGAGTACAATGTTGAAAAAGTATTCACGTAGTCGACTCCAATTCATAATGATGAAAGGGCttaatttggtttggtagcAGAGTTCTACAAAAGTTCTTTGGTTTGAATTATTAGCTTGCTCTGAAAATACTTAAAGTATCTCCATTACGTGTAGGGAATGACTCTGTTGACATTATCCGCATCAGTTCCGGGCCTAAGGCCAGCCTGTGTTACGAAAGAAGATTGTCACCCAACACATACACAGAGTGCAGTCACCTTCCTTGCTCTTTACCTGATAGCATTGGGGACCGGAGGGATTAAGCCATGTGTCTCTTCCTACGGAGCAGATCAGTTCGATGATGCTGATGAAGCCGAGAAGAATCACAAGAGCTCTTTCTTCAACTGGTTCTATTTCTCAATCAATATCGGTGCACTCATTGCCTCTTCTGTGCTTGTTTGGGTACAAGACAATGTGGGTTGGAATTGGGGGTTTGGCATTCCCACTGTGACCATGGCACTTGCTGTTGCGAGTTTCTTTTCCGGTACTCGGTTGTATCGGAACCAGAAGCCCGGAGGCAGTCCTCTGACTCGGATATGTCAGGTGATAGTGGCATCGGTGAGAAAATGTCACGTTAAAGTGCCTGAAGATAAGTCTCTTTTGTATGAGACAGCAGATGCAGAGTCTACCATCAAAGGAAGCCGGAAGCTTGATCACACGAAAGATCTGAGGTGAGCATCATATTGGTTACTTGGTTTTTTGATTTCAGCAGGAAGATAAAATGACATAAAAATGGTGTCTCTACTAACGATACGGACACCTGACAAGACACAGGGACCCCCATTTCAGCAAAATGGAGGACACAACATGTTGAGGACACCAAAAAGATGATATTCCGTATATTTCAATATGCGGCTTTTTTGAATTGTGCTAGACAGGGATGGAGCTAGGGAGGGGCCAGTAGGGGCGGTCGCCCCtgcgaaaagaaaaaaaaaactttacttattatatgtaaaataa
The sequence above is a segment of the Rhododendron vialii isolate Sample 1 chromosome 13a, ASM3025357v1 genome. Coding sequences within it:
- the LOC131314350 gene encoding protein NRT1/ PTR FAMILY 8.2-like, with amino-acid sequence MNSTDGENTMEKEKDNYTKDGTVDYRGNPANKKKTGTWKACPYILGTECCERLAYYGMSSNLVLYFKHRLNQQSATASKNQSDWSGTCYITPLIGAFLADSYLGRYWTIACFSIIYIFGMTLLTLSASVPGLRPACVTKEDCHPTHTQSAVTFLALYLIALGTGGIKPCVSSYGADQFDDADEAEKNHKSSFFNWFYFSINIGALIASSVLVWVQDNVGWNWGFGIPTVTMALAVASFFSGTRLYRNQKPGGSPLTRICQVIVASVRKCHVKVPEDKSLLYETADAESTIKGSRKLDHTKDLSFFDKAAVEVESNDKKSSKDPWSLCTVTQVEELKAIVRLLPIWATGIIFAAVYNQMGNFFVLQGERMNTRLGHTSFHIPPASLGIFDTLSVIFWVPIYDQIIVPFARKFTGHKNGLTQLQRMGIGLVISIFTMLSAGILELVRLRIVKKHNYYDLKQMPMSIFWQVPQYFLIGCAEVFTFIGQLEFFYEQAPDAMRSLSTALSLTTVALGNYLSSLLVTIVTSISTKNGNLGWIPDNLNYGHLDNFFWLLAIMSVLNLGVYLFIANWYTYKRPVGTLR